In one window of Aphidius gifuensis isolate YNYX2018 linkage group LG4, ASM1490517v1, whole genome shotgun sequence DNA:
- the LOC122855220 gene encoding cytochrome P450 4C1-like has product MELITLITILLCGPVIFLLILDYYNHHNKKGCQINKIPGPKPLPILGNLLSVLSQPDGFWGFGKNITKKYGPVCKFWVFNQAIVYVSDPDDIKVVLSSTSNIDKSPEYHLLHPWLNTGLVTSTGKKWQQRRKIANTAFHYNVLQEYFHTIAVKTNNLVQVLRAEADTGEIIKELRPITSSVAVEIICETAMGTLVKDNNISLKKYYKAVHDFGKAFAYRLSRIWLYNDWIFSMTSKGHELSEVVEILHGFTKSIIEQRKKYHNETEGKYLSIENTQEDEEAVKSKRKKLALLDSLIAASKNNQAIDDDGIQEEVDTFVFAGHDTVSTALLCTIKLLAEHKDIQATAREEVNQVLTKTGGEITMAAVQQFCYLERCIKETLRFYPSVPVINRKITEDVQLKKYLIPAGLTLNIHIYNAHHDPNFWPDPEVFDPDRFLPENSIGRHSHAYVPFSAGPRNCIGQKFAMIELKTVVAGLLHNFYFEPTDVKGTDDNQLTQEIILKWTKPVYTKFIPILK; this is encoded by the exons ATGGAGTTGATcacattaataacaattttattatgtggtcctgtaatttttttgttgattttggattattataatcatcacaataaaaaaggatgtcaaattaataaaattccaGGACCAAAGCCTTTGCCAATACTTGGTAATCTTTTATCTGTTTTGTCACAACCTG atGGATTTTGGGGatttggtaaaaatataactaaGAAATACGGTCCAGTTTGCAAATTCTGGGTTTTCAATCAGGCTATTGTTTATGTCAGTGATCCTGATGATATCAAG gTAGTGTTGAGTAGtacatcaaatattgataagaGTCCAGAATACCATTTATTGCACCCATGGCTTAATACAGGACTTGTTACCAGCACAG gGAAAAAATGGCAACAACGTAGAAAAATTGCAAATACTGCATTTCATTATAATGTACTTCAAGaatattttcatacaattgCAGTGAAAACTAATAATCTTGTTCAAGTTCTTCGAGCTGAAGCTGATACAGGTGAAATTATCAAGGAGCTTCGTCCTATTACAAGTTCAGTAGCAGTTGAAATTATATGtg aaACAGCCATGGGAACATTggtaaaagataataatatcagcttgaaaaaatattacaaagcAGTTCATGATTTTGGAAAAGCTTTTGCTTACAG ACTATCGAGAATTTGGCTGTATAATGATTGGATATTCTCAATGACATCTAAAGGCCATGAGTTATCAGAAGTTGTAGAAATACTTCATGGATTTACTAAAAGTATTAtagaacaaagaaaaaaatatcacaatgAAACTGAGGGAAAGTATTTGTCAATAGAAAATACccaagaagatgaagaagctGTAAAAAGTAAGAGAAAAAAGCTCGCTCTTTTGGATAGTTTAATAGCAGCATCTAAAAATAATCAggcaattgatgatgatggaatACAAGAAGAAGTTGATACATTTGTTTTTGCA gGTCATGATACTGTGAGCACTGCATTGCTTTGTACTATTAAACTACTTGCTGAGCATAAAGATATTCAGGCAACAGCTAGAGAAGAAGTCAATCAAGTCTTGACGAAGACAGGTGGAGAAATAACAATGGCTGCAGTTCagcaattttgttatttagaaAGATGTATCAAGGAGACATTGAGATTTTATCCAAGTGTTCCCGTCATAAATCGAAAAATCACTGAAGATGTTCAACTGA aaaaatatttgataccAGCTGGATTAACTttgaatattcatatttacaaCGCTCACCATGATCCTAATTTTTGGCCTGATCCTGAAGTATTTGATCCAGATAGATTCTTGCCAGAGAATAGTATTGGAAGACATTCACATGCCTATGTACCATTTAGTGCAGGACCAAGAAATTGCATTG GTCAAAAGTTTGCTATGATTGAATTGAAAACAGTTGTTGCTGGATTAttacacaatttttatttcgaacCAACAGACGTTAAAGGCACTGATGATAATCAATTGACTCAAGAAATCATTTTGAAGTGGACCAAGCCGGTTTATACCAAGTTTataccaattttaaaataa